The Brassica napus cultivar Da-Ae chromosome C7, Da-Ae, whole genome shotgun sequence genome has a segment encoding these proteins:
- the LOC106408358 gene encoding eukaryotic translation initiation factor 4E-1, protein MNFPKEKSDKSWLYTLLALIGEQFDHGDEICGAVVNIRGKQERISIWTKNASNEAAQVSIGRQWKEFLDYTNSIGFIIHEDAKKLDRNAKSAYTA, encoded by the exons ATGAACTTCCCTAAAGAGAAGTCTGATAAGTCCTGGCTTTACACC TTGCTTGCATTGATCGGAGAACAGTTTGACCATGGCGATGAGATCTGCGGAGCTGTTGTTAACATTAGAGGAAAGCAAGAGAGGATTTCCATTTGGACCAAAAACGCTTCCAACGAAGCTGCTCAG GTGAGCATTGGGAGGCAATGGAAGGAGTTTCTTGATTACACCAACAGTATTGGTTTCATCATCCAT gaGGATGCGAAGAAGCTGGATAGGAACGCGAAGAGCGCTTACACCGCTTGA